In Streptococcus mitis, the DNA window TGATTTATGCAGGAGTTTCGGCTTCAAAACGCCGTAAGTTGGCCGAGGAATATTTAGATAAGGTTGAATTGACAGAACGCAGTCACCATTTGCCTTCAGAATTATCTGGTGGTCAAAAGCAACGTGTAGCTATTGCGCGTGCCTTGGTAAATAATCCTTCTATCATCCTAGCTGACGAACCGACAGGAGCCTTGGATACCAAAACAGGGAACCAAATTATGCAACTTTTGGTTGACTTGAACAAAGAAGGAAAAACCATTATCATGGTAACGCATGAGCCTGAAATCGCTGCTTATGCTAAACGCCAGATTGTCATTCGAGATGGAGTTATTTCATCTGATAGTGCTCGATTAGAAAAGGAGGAAAACTAAGATGCAGAATCTGAAATTTGCCTTTTCATCTATCATGGCTCACAAGATGCGCTCTTTTCTCACTATGATTGGAATTATCATTGGTGTTTCATCTGTTGTTGTGATTATGGCTCTGGGAGATTCCATGTCTCGTCAGATCAATAAAAATATGACCAAGTCACAGAAGAATATCCATGTCTTTTTCTCGCCTATCAAAAGCAAAGATGGTTCTTTTACCCAAAAGCAATCAGCTTTGACAGTCTCTGGTAAAGAAGAGGAAGTCCATGTTGAACCGCCAAAACCGCAAGAAGCTTGGGTTAAGGAGGCGGCCAAACTTAAGGGTGTAGA includes these proteins:
- a CDS encoding ABC transporter ATP-binding protein, which gives rise to MKKLISLKNICRSYRNGDQELQVLKNINLEVNEGEFVAIMGPSGSGKSTLMNTIGMLDTPTSGEYYLEGQEVAGLGEKQLAKVRNQQIGFVFQQFFLLSKLNALQNVELPLIYAGVSASKRRKLAEEYLDKVELTERSHHLPSELSGGQKQRVAIARALVNNPSIILADEPTGALDTKTGNQIMQLLVDLNKEGKTIIMVTHEPEIAAYAKRQIVIRDGVISSDSARLEKEEN